From a single Phragmites australis chromosome 7, lpPhrAust1.1, whole genome shotgun sequence genomic region:
- the LOC133925601 gene encoding oligopeptide transporter 4-like, translated as MVGAMVLCTVFKEEVQLPWWGLLFACAIAFVLTLPISVITATTNTPGSPIANVCFKVYGYMSMNQSVSFLQDLKLGHYMKIPPRSMSLVQFIGRHGCRVNGEHDSGVVAADDGAAHLREEPPPEGSPWTCSGDHVFFDASVIWGLVGPRRIFGLLGYYNALNWFFLGGLIGPVIVWLLASALPGHAWWIRLVNLPVLLGATGNRGSCLRRRRSTTRRGASWARCSTSSCSGTTRGGGSGTTTCCRRPLVIYFALSMGGDQLDW; from the exons ATGGTGGGAGCGATGGTGCTCTGCACCGTGTTCAAGGAGGAGGTGCAGCTGCCATGGTGGGGGCTTCTCTTCGCCTGCGCCATCGCCTTCGTCCTCACGCTCCCGATCAGTGTCATCACCGCCACCACAAACACG CCGGGGAGTCCGATAGCAAACGTGTGCTTCAAGGTCTACGGCTACATGAGCATGAACCAGTCCGTCTCCTTCCTTCAAGACTTAAAGCTTGGCCATTACATGAAGATCCCGCCGAGATCCATGTCCCTAGTTCAG TTCATCGGCCGGCACGGTTGTCGCGTCAACGGTGAACACGATAGTGGCGTGGTGGCTGCTGACGATGGTGCCGCACATCTGCGAGAAGAACCTCCTCCGGAGGGCAGCCCGTGGACGTGCTCCGGCGACCACGTCTTCTTCGACGCATCTGTGATCTGGGGCCTGGTCGGCCCGCGCCGCATCTTCGGGCTGCTCGGCTACTACAATGCGCTCAACTGGTTCTTCCTCGGCGGCCTGATCGGCCCGGTGATCGTGTGGCTCCTGGCCAGCGCGCTGCCCGGGCACGCCTGGTGGATCAGGCTCGTCAACCTGCCGGTGCTCCTCGGGGCCACGGGGAATCGGGGATCATGCCTCCGGCGTCGGCGCTCAACTACACGGCGTGGTGCTTCGTGGGCACGGTGTTCAACTTCTTCGTGTTCCGGTACCACGAGGGGTGGTGGAAGCGGTACAACTACGTGCTGTCGGCGGCCATTGGTCATCTACTTCGCG